In one window of Deinococcus radiotolerans DNA:
- the rplB gene encoding 50S ribosomal protein L2 — MAVKKYRPYTPSRRHMTTADFSGLTKKRPEKALTEALPKTGGRNNRGRITSRFIGGGHKRLYRIIDFKRRDKAGVPAKVAAIEYDPNRSARIALLNYVDGEKRYVLAPEGLQVGAMVNSGPEAEPKLGNALPLRFVPVGAVVHSVELIPGKGAQLARSAGTSIQVQGKEGDYVILRLPSGELRRIHSECYATIGAVGNAEHKNINIGKAGRSRWLGRKPHQRGSAMNPVDHPHGGGEGRTGAGRVPVSPWGQPAKGLKTRKKRKNSDRFIITRRGGK, encoded by the coding sequence ATGGCCGTCAAGAAATACCGTCCCTACACCCCCAGCCGTCGCCACATGACGACTGCGGACTTCAGCGGACTGACCAAAAAGCGCCCCGAAAAGGCGCTCACCGAGGCGCTCCCCAAGACCGGTGGCCGTAACAACCGCGGCCGCATCACCAGCCGCTTCATCGGCGGCGGTCACAAGCGCCTGTATCGCATTATCGACTTCAAGCGCCGCGACAAGGCTGGCGTGCCTGCCAAGGTCGCCGCGATCGAGTACGATCCCAACCGCAGCGCCCGCATCGCTCTGCTGAACTACGTTGACGGCGAGAAGCGCTATGTGCTCGCGCCCGAAGGCCTGCAGGTCGGCGCCATGGTGAACTCCGGCCCCGAAGCCGAACCCAAGCTCGGCAACGCACTGCCCCTGCGTTTCGTGCCCGTCGGTGCCGTTGTGCACAGCGTGGAACTGATCCCCGGCAAGGGCGCCCAGCTCGCCCGCAGCGCTGGCACCAGCATCCAGGTGCAGGGCAAGGAAGGCGACTACGTCATCCTGCGTCTGCCCAGCGGCGAACTCCGCCGCATTCACAGCGAGTGCTACGCCACCATCGGTGCCGTCGGCAACGCCGAGCACAAGAACATCAACATCGGTAAGGCCGGCCGCAGCCGCTGGCTTGGGCGCAAGCCCCACCAGCGCGGTAGCGCCATGAACCCCGTGGATCACCCCCACGGCGGTGGTGAAGGTCGGACCGGCGCGGGCCGCGTGCCCGTCAGCCCCTGGGGCCAGCCCGCCAAGGGCCTGAAGACCCGCAAGAAGCGCAAGAACAGCGACCGCTTCATCATCACCCGCCGCGGCGGGAAGTAA
- a CDS encoding 50S ribosomal protein L23, translated as MSHYDIIQAPVISEKAYAGMERGVYSFWVSPKATKTEIKGAIQKAFGVTVIGISTMNVPGKRKRVGRFMGHRADRKKAIVRLADGQTIAALEGQA; from the coding sequence ATGAGCCACTACGACATCATCCAGGCCCCCGTGATCAGCGAGAAAGCCTACGCTGGCATGGAACGCGGCGTGTACTCCTTCTGGGTCAGCCCCAAGGCCACCAAGACCGAGATCAAGGGCGCCATCCAGAAAGCGTTCGGCGTGACCGTGATCGGCATCAGCACCATGAACGTCCCCGGCAAGCGCAAGCGCGTCGGCCGCTTCATGGGCCACCGCGCCGACCGCAAGAAGGCCATCGTGCGCCTCGCCGACGGCCAGACCATCGCCGCCCTTGAAGGCCAGGCCTAA